The Primulina eburnea isolate SZY01 chromosome 8, ASM2296580v1, whole genome shotgun sequence genome contains a region encoding:
- the LOC140837715 gene encoding probable glycosyltransferase At3g07620: MKGIFRSISCKCSSPCITLFSLFCLSMVLVVVFKNIGSQNLSSSFLDRKPWSSTPPPTPSFPFSALSYTNHKKDVYPTFNNLKMQKVVEGLMKELNAESVMRNDGRERDKKMERVEAELVKARALIRDAIRESRRSHVPAVEDQDYVPRGKVYRNAYVFERSYLLMERLFKIYVYEEGEPPLFHSGPSKNIYSTEGIFLGLIESNTHFRTFDPDEAHAYFLPFSVVMILQYLFDPIERDKAVLQRVVGDYVGVISNKYPYWNRSFGADHFMLSCHDWGPRATWAVHKLYFTSMRVLCNANTSEFFNPRKDVSFPEINLPTGNLTGLVTKTSSNNRTILAFFAGRLHGHIRPLLFQHWKNYTGDIKVFETIPENSSLSYTQMMENSKYCLCPSGHEVASPRIVEAIYAGCVPVLISQDYVLPYSDVLDWDEFTVRLEVDKLQDLKKILMGFGENKYEKLVEGVRNVQRHFVVNDPPKRYDAFHLMIHSLWLRRLNLRVH, translated from the exons ATGAAGGGGATCTTTAGATCCATCAGCTGTAAATGCAGTAGTCCATGCATTACTTTATTTTCTTTATTCTGTTTGTCAATGGTTTTGGttgttgtttttaaaaatattggcTCCCAAAATCTGTCATCGTCGTTTCTTGATCGTAAGCCATGGAGCAGTACTCCTCCTCCTACTCCTTCGTTTCCCTTTTCTGCACTCTCCTACACAAACCATAAAAAGGATGTATACCCTACATTCAAC AATCTGAAAATGCAGAAGGTGGTGGAGGGTCTGATGAAGGAATTGAATGCAGAAAGCGTGATGAGAAATGATGGGAGGGAGAGGGATAAAAAGATGGAGAGGGTTGAAGCAGAACTTGTTAAGGCAAGGGCTTTAATTAGAGATGCGATTCGCGAGAGTCGCCGTTCTCATGTGCCTGCAGTTGAAGACCAGGATTATGTTCCTCGAGggaaagtctatagaaatgccTATGTTTTTGAAAG GAGTTACTTGTTAATGGAAAGGTTGTTCAAGATATATGTATATGAAGAAGGGGAACCCCCTTTGTTTCACTCGGGCCCCTCCAAGAACATATATTCTAccgaaggaatatttcttggccTGATTGAATCCAATACTCATTTCCGAACCTTTGATCCGGATGAAGCTCATGCTTATTTCCTTCCGTTCAGTGTGGTAATGATTCTTCAGTACCTGTTTGATCCTATCGAACGTGATAAGGCTGTTCTTCAACGTGTTGTGGGCGATTATGTTGGCGTAATATCTAACAAATACCCGTATTGGAATCGAAGCTTCGGTGCTGATCATTTCATGCTCTCGTGCCATGACTGG GGGCCACGAGCAACATGGGCTGTTCATAAATTATACTTCACTTCCATGCGAGTTCTATGCAACGCAAACACCTCAGAGTTCTTCAATCCAAGAAAGGATGTGTCGTTTCCAGAGATCAATCTCCCAACAGGAAATCTGACAGGACTTGTCACAAAAACATCGTCGAATAATCGTACCATTCTAGCATTCTTCGCAGGCAGATTACACGGCCACATCAGACCTCTACTATTCCAGCACTGGAAGAACTACACAGGTGACATAAAAGTGTTCGAGACAATCCCAGAAAATTCATCCTTATCCTACACACAGATGATGGAGAATAGCAAGTATTGCCTGTGTCCAAGTGGACACGAAGTGGCGAGTCCTAGGATCGTTGAGGCTATCTATGCAGGATGTGTGCCGGTGTTGATATCCCAGGACTATGTGCTGCCTTATAGCGATGTTCTTGATTGGGACGAGTTTACGGTTCGGCTAGAGGTGGATAAGTTGCAAGATCTGAAGAAAATATTGATGGGATTTGGAGAGAATAAGTATGAGAAATTAGTCGAGGGAGTGAGGAATGTGCAGAGGCATTTTGTGGTGAATGATCCACCAAAGAGATATGATGCTTTTCATTTGATGATTCACTCTTTATGGCTCAGACGGCTGAATCTCAGAGTTCATTAA
- the LOC140838605 gene encoding probable E3 ubiquitin-protein ligase XERICO isoform X2: MDKKKGRDNNYNKAKVVLVMAISSYPTPADAGVLCIILANAAISISIFKEIVRSVLHVIGIHVAPWEGFSVEPSDESSKCRKSPSETYMEEFRNRTSAIFICDSCPEQECSICLMELGPNTEINCLSCGHIFHKLCLEKWLKYWNTTCPLCRDCMIAQEMEECECPM, translated from the exons ATGGACAAAAAAAAAGGAAGAGATAACAATTATAATAAAGCAAAG GTTGTCCTGGTAATGGCTATTTCATCGTATCCAACTCCAGCAGATGCTGGAGTTCTCTGTATAATTCTAGCAAATGCAGCAATATCCATCTCCATCTTCAAGGAAATTGTGCGCTCTGTACTGCATGTGATTGGCATCCACGTTGCACCATGGGAAGGATTTTCAGTGGAGCCCTCAGATGAATCATCCAAATGTCGTAAGAGTCCCTCCGAAACATACATGGAGGAGTTTAGAAACCGAACATCAGCCATTTTCATATGTGATTCCTGCCCTGAGCAAGAGTGCTCTATTTGCCTGATGGAATTGGGGCCAAACACAGAGATTAACTGTCTCTCATGTGGCCATATTTTCCACAAGTTGTGCCTAGAAAAGTGGTTAAAATATTGGAACACCACATGCCCTCTTTGTCGGGATTGCATGATAGCTCAAGAAATGGAAGAATGTGAATGTCCCATGTGA
- the LOC140838605 gene encoding probable E3 ubiquitin-protein ligase XERICO isoform X1 has protein sequence MGFSRNLRSNVVLVMAISSYPTPADAGVLCIILANAAISISIFKEIVRSVLHVIGIHVAPWEGFSVEPSDESSKCRKSPSETYMEEFRNRTSAIFICDSCPEQECSICLMELGPNTEINCLSCGHIFHKLCLEKWLKYWNTTCPLCRDCMIAQEMEECECPM, from the exons ATGGGTTTTAGTAGGAACTTGAGAAGTAAT GTTGTCCTGGTAATGGCTATTTCATCGTATCCAACTCCAGCAGATGCTGGAGTTCTCTGTATAATTCTAGCAAATGCAGCAATATCCATCTCCATCTTCAAGGAAATTGTGCGCTCTGTACTGCATGTGATTGGCATCCACGTTGCACCATGGGAAGGATTTTCAGTGGAGCCCTCAGATGAATCATCCAAATGTCGTAAGAGTCCCTCCGAAACATACATGGAGGAGTTTAGAAACCGAACATCAGCCATTTTCATATGTGATTCCTGCCCTGAGCAAGAGTGCTCTATTTGCCTGATGGAATTGGGGCCAAACACAGAGATTAACTGTCTCTCATGTGGCCATATTTTCCACAAGTTGTGCCTAGAAAAGTGGTTAAAATATTGGAACACCACATGCCCTCTTTGTCGGGATTGCATGATAGCTCAAGAAATGGAAGAATGTGAATGTCCCATGTGA